One Brevibacterium spongiae DNA segment encodes these proteins:
- a CDS encoding ATP-binding protein, which produces MSYTRRIIDSVLDEVFPPLSAIALEGAKGVGKTATATQRVRSVLSLNRPAQREVVQANYDHIIDVPAPVLIDEWQLVPEVWDRVRTAVDDDARGGQFLLAGSAGVTPNARIHSGAGRIVTMTMRPLSLAEREICEPSVSLSDLLQDGELAIGGESPIRLSQYTEEILASGFPGIRQLPSRARRPQLDSYVSRIVEKELPDNGIEVKRPDALRSWLSAYGAATSTNANFTQILDSAAAGEADKPARNTVQSYREHLQRLFILDPLPAWIPALNPLKRLTKTPKHHLVDPAIAARMSGIGHSGLLKGDGQRVAATTGTWLGALFESLATQSVRVYAEAVEAHVGHLRTRDTEREIDIIVEGEDRRVVAIEVKLAATVRDSDVRHLNWLGEQIGDRLVNKVVVTTGEAAYRRPDGVAVIPLALLGP; this is translated from the coding sequence ATGTCGTACACCAGGCGAATCATTGACTCCGTCCTTGATGAGGTCTTTCCTCCCTTGTCGGCGATCGCTCTGGAGGGGGCTAAGGGCGTCGGCAAAACGGCGACGGCGACACAGCGAGTGCGATCCGTTCTGTCGCTGAACCGGCCCGCTCAGCGAGAGGTCGTACAGGCGAACTATGACCACATCATTGATGTCCCGGCACCGGTGCTGATCGACGAATGGCAACTTGTGCCGGAGGTCTGGGACCGAGTTCGAACCGCAGTTGACGATGACGCTCGAGGCGGTCAATTTCTGCTTGCTGGGTCGGCAGGTGTAACGCCGAATGCGAGGATCCATTCAGGCGCAGGTCGCATCGTCACAATGACCATGCGCCCGCTGTCGTTGGCGGAGCGTGAGATTTGCGAACCTAGCGTTTCGCTGTCGGATCTTTTGCAGGATGGAGAGCTTGCAATTGGCGGCGAATCGCCGATCCGGCTGTCTCAGTACACCGAAGAGATACTCGCTTCAGGATTTCCAGGTATCAGACAACTGCCCTCCCGAGCCCGCCGTCCTCAGTTGGACAGTTATGTCTCACGTATCGTCGAAAAGGAACTCCCAGACAATGGAATCGAGGTCAAGAGACCTGACGCGCTGAGGTCGTGGCTGTCGGCCTACGGTGCCGCAACGTCGACGAATGCGAATTTCACCCAGATCCTTGACTCGGCAGCTGCAGGAGAGGCCGACAAACCTGCGAGAAATACAGTTCAATCGTATCGGGAGCACCTGCAACGGCTATTCATTCTCGACCCGCTGCCGGCGTGGATCCCGGCTCTCAACCCGCTCAAGCGACTCACAAAGACTCCGAAACATCACCTGGTTGATCCAGCGATCGCCGCCCGAATGAGCGGAATCGGCCACAGTGGACTGCTCAAAGGAGACGGGCAAAGAGTAGCTGCCACGACGGGCACATGGCTTGGTGCACTGTTCGAGTCGCTGGCGACGCAGAGTGTGCGAGTCTATGCGGAAGCAGTTGAAGCACACGTGGGCCACCTGAGAACGAGGGACACTGAGCGCGAAATCGACATCATCGTCGAAGGTGAGGATCGACGCGTTGTTGCCATCGAGGTCAAGCTTGCTGCAACGGTCCGCGACTCCGACGTGCGACATCTCAATTGGCTAGGGGAACAGATCGGGGACCGGTTGGTCAACAAGGTGGTCGTGACTACCGGTGAGGCAGCCTATCGTCGTCCCGACGGAGTCGCGGTGATTCCGTTGGCGTTGCTTGGACCCTAG
- a CDS encoding MerR family transcriptional regulator → MKIGEAAAQIGVAAHALRHWEDEGVVVPGRAPSGHRDYSDEQLSRCRIVRSCQGVGMSLAEIRAVLHRGEEGRAAVIAARLSAIRAQRTSLDSAEKFLLHVRECRHDLMTRCPECSEYAG, encoded by the coding sequence ATGAAGATCGGAGAGGCTGCGGCACAGATCGGCGTCGCCGCGCATGCGCTCAGGCATTGGGAGGACGAGGGCGTCGTCGTTCCGGGGCGGGCGCCGAGCGGGCACCGTGACTATTCGGACGAGCAGCTGAGCCGGTGCCGGATCGTGCGTTCCTGTCAGGGCGTGGGCATGAGCCTCGCCGAGATCCGTGCGGTCCTCCACCGCGGTGAGGAAGGCCGCGCTGCGGTGATTGCGGCCCGGCTGTCGGCGATCCGAGCGCAGCGGACCTCGCTCGATTCTGCGGAGAAGTTCCTTCTCCACGTTCGCGAATGCCGGCACGATCTCATGACCCGGTGCCCGGAGTGCTCGGAGTATGCGGGGTGA
- a CDS encoding alpha/beta fold hydrolase, with amino-acid sequence MTDSDIRTRTDRITFSDGAEAVTTTIEPTGTDNRQCRLGEVIICHGTPWSSRMWLPLAREIARHHRVRLWDMPGYGESIPGARTTWPSGDEDHTNEQSVTPLTEAAPALDLITQRRRLAELIEYWEVSNPHVIAHDIGGAVALGAHLLEECDFASLFLLDVVTLDPWGSPFFRLVAENEAVFAALPSPLHGALVREYIAGASGPGDPADATDLGGPLRPADRNLSDAHLTELTTPWCTEAGQPAFYRQIAALSPAHTAPIVDRLGEVRCPVRIGWGEDDPWIPVEQTDRLARALPGEPEVTRFPRSAHLVPLEAPQDLLAEVTAWLDG; translated from the coding sequence ATGACAGACAGCGACATCCGCACCAGAACCGACCGCATCACCTTCAGCGACGGCGCCGAGGCGGTCACCACGACCATCGAACCGACCGGCACCGACAACCGGCAGTGCCGCCTCGGCGAGGTCATCATCTGCCATGGAACCCCGTGGTCATCGCGGATGTGGCTGCCGCTCGCCCGCGAGATCGCGCGGCACCATCGCGTCCGCCTGTGGGACATGCCCGGTTATGGTGAGTCGATTCCCGGAGCTCGGACCACATGGCCATCGGGCGATGAGGACCACACGAACGAGCAGTCGGTGACTCCACTCACCGAGGCGGCCCCCGCCCTTGATCTCATCACCCAACGTCGCCGTCTGGCCGAGCTCATCGAGTACTGGGAAGTATCGAATCCGCACGTCATCGCTCACGATATCGGCGGGGCCGTGGCTCTCGGCGCGCACCTGTTGGAGGAATGCGATTTCGCATCGCTGTTTCTGCTCGACGTCGTCACCCTCGATCCGTGGGGTTCACCGTTCTTCCGTCTCGTGGCCGAAAACGAAGCGGTCTTCGCCGCCCTTCCGTCTCCGCTCCATGGCGCGCTGGTCCGCGAATACATTGCGGGTGCCAGCGGCCCTGGAGATCCCGCCGATGCGACCGATCTCGGCGGCCCGCTTCGGCCCGCCGACCGAAATCTCAGCGATGCTCACCTCACCGAACTCACCACCCCGTGGTGCACCGAGGCCGGTCAACCTGCGTTCTACCGACAGATCGCCGCTTTGAGCCCTGCACACACGGCACCGATCGTCGACCGCCTCGGCGAGGTGCGCTGCCCGGTGCGCATCGGTTGGGGTGAGGACGATCCGTGGATCCCTGTCGAGCAAACCGACCGCTTGGCTCGAGCACTCCCAGGAGAACCCGAAGTGACCCGCTTCCCGCGCTCCGCGCATCTCGTCCCGCTTGAAGCTCCGCAGGATCTCCTCGCCGAGGTGACCGCCTGGCTCGACGGGTGA
- a CDS encoding class I SAM-dependent methyltransferase, with product MRTFDELVTEAQSADVTGWGFDWLDGRATEERPLWRYSALLARRLSTATAALDIDTGGGEVVDEAPVLPPRMTVSEAHRPNVAVARYRLGPRGVDVVEADARHLPFANGSFDLVSSRHPVSPAWSEIARVLVPGGTYVAQHVGPASAFELIEFFLGPQPENRRARHPDTETAAAEAAGLDVDTVQTARCRMEFFDIGAIVWILRKCPWWVPGFAVADYLPQLRELDTQMRRGEPFVAHSTRHLIIASKRR from the coding sequence ATGCGCACTTTCGACGAGCTCGTCACCGAGGCACAGTCCGCCGACGTCACCGGGTGGGGGTTCGACTGGCTGGACGGACGTGCCACCGAAGAGCGACCGCTGTGGCGGTACTCCGCGCTGCTGGCCAGGCGACTGTCGACGGCGACCGCTGCCCTGGACATCGACACCGGCGGTGGCGAAGTGGTCGACGAGGCTCCCGTGCTGCCCCCGCGCATGACGGTGTCCGAGGCGCACCGACCCAATGTCGCCGTGGCCCGTTATCGGCTCGGCCCGCGGGGAGTCGACGTCGTCGAGGCCGACGCCCGACATCTGCCATTCGCCAACGGCAGCTTCGACCTCGTCAGCTCGCGCCATCCCGTGAGCCCCGCGTGGTCGGAGATCGCCCGCGTGCTCGTTCCCGGAGGTACTTATGTGGCCCAGCACGTCGGTCCGGCCTCGGCGTTCGAGCTCATCGAGTTCTTCCTCGGACCGCAGCCCGAGAATCGCCGGGCACGTCATCCGGACACCGAAACTGCTGCCGCCGAGGCGGCCGGGCTCGACGTCGATACCGTGCAGACCGCGCGGTGTCGCATGGAGTTCTTCGACATCGGTGCGATCGTGTGGATCCTGCGCAAGTGCCCGTGGTGGGTGCCCGGTTTCGCCGTCGCAGACTACCTGCCTCAGCTGCGGGAACTCGACACTCAGATGCGCCGGGGTGAGCCCTTCGTCGCCCACTCGACGCGGCACCTCATCATCGCCTCGAAGCGCCGCTGA
- a CDS encoding YdhK family protein has protein sequence MKKSAQMMRLTAVAAAIGLALAGCSAPNDEAQESGGMTTETAASESAHDGDRSDRAGMKHEDSGSDEESGGHEGMNNMDGGAPPKGIEKAADPKFEIGDDVVLTADHMPGMKNAPAKVTGAFDTTAYEISYTPTDGGEPVKNHKWVVHEELENPGQAPLKEGTEITVNADHMPGLKGAKATIDSSTDETVYMVDVNGKDMSMTNHKWMVESEMKPAK, from the coding sequence ATGAAGAAGTCCGCTCAGATGATGCGGCTCACCGCCGTCGCCGCGGCGATCGGGCTCGCCCTCGCCGGCTGCTCGGCCCCGAACGACGAGGCTCAGGAGTCCGGCGGCATGACAACCGAGACTGCCGCCAGCGAATCAGCCCACGACGGCGACAGGTCCGATCGCGCCGGTATGAAGCACGAGGACAGCGGGTCCGATGAGGAATCCGGCGGCCACGAAGGAATGAACAACATGGACGGAGGTGCCCCGCCGAAGGGCATCGAGAAGGCCGCGGACCCGAAGTTCGAGATCGGCGACGACGTGGTTCTCACCGCCGACCACATGCCGGGGATGAAGAACGCCCCTGCGAAGGTCACTGGTGCCTTCGACACCACGGCCTACGAGATCAGCTACACCCCCACCGATGGCGGCGAACCCGTGAAGAACCACAAGTGGGTCGTTCACGAGGAGCTCGAGAACCCGGGCCAGGCGCCGCTGAAGGAGGGCACCGAGATCACCGTCAATGCCGATCACATGCCCGGATTGAAGGGCGCGAAGGCCACCATCGACTCGTCGACCGACGAGACCGTCTACATGGTCGACGTCAACGGCAAGGACATGTCGATGACCAACCATAAGTGGATGGTCGAAAGCGAGATGAAACCCGCGAAGTAG
- a CDS encoding FAD-dependent oxidoreductase, whose translation MTHHIIVGAGLAGAAAAYSLTARGEDVTVVERHTPANDRGSSHGSARIFRYAYPDQLYTELVVRSRELWDQLEAVSGTELITRTGAIDHGDARHTSLLAEIFETVGVDHEVLDPARAAERWPQFTFDTEVLWHPDAGVIDAETTVTTLLDLAVATGRARILTDWTVTEVTRRSAGGFRAASATGEVIEGDRVIVAAGGWLPALLGDLGLPEGFLNALPQFEVRQEQAFHMPYRDADADGRAATVWPTFIHKSGEMFTYGLPGGRDAGFAGQKLAQFNGGRVIGSALDQDGQITEEMRTRMIDYAQCFLPGVVPEPYAETTCLFTNTPNEDFVIDEVDGLVVVSACSGHGAKFAPLLGEFAADLAIGAGRVPERFRVGASASS comes from the coding sequence ATGACCCACCACATCATCGTCGGCGCCGGACTGGCCGGTGCAGCAGCCGCCTATTCTTTGACCGCGCGGGGCGAGGACGTCACCGTGGTCGAACGGCATACCCCGGCCAACGACCGCGGCAGCTCGCACGGTTCGGCACGGATCTTCCGCTATGCCTACCCCGACCAGCTCTACACCGAACTCGTCGTGCGATCCCGGGAACTCTGGGATCAGCTCGAAGCGGTGTCGGGCACCGAACTGATCACCCGTACCGGAGCCATCGACCACGGCGATGCCCGGCACACCAGCCTGCTCGCCGAGATCTTCGAGACGGTCGGTGTCGATCATGAGGTCCTCGACCCGGCGCGCGCCGCCGAACGCTGGCCGCAGTTCACCTTCGACACCGAGGTCCTGTGGCATCCGGATGCCGGGGTCATCGATGCCGAGACCACAGTGACGACCCTGCTCGACCTCGCCGTGGCGACCGGTCGGGCTCGGATCCTCACCGATTGGACTGTCACTGAGGTGACTCGACGATCTGCGGGCGGCTTCCGTGCCGCCTCGGCGACGGGGGAGGTCATCGAAGGTGACCGTGTCATCGTCGCTGCCGGCGGATGGCTGCCTGCCCTCCTCGGCGATCTTGGGCTTCCGGAGGGGTTTCTCAATGCGCTGCCGCAGTTCGAGGTTCGACAGGAGCAGGCCTTCCATATGCCCTACCGTGATGCCGATGCCGATGGCCGAGCGGCGACCGTGTGGCCGACGTTCATCCACAAATCCGGTGAGATGTTCACCTATGGTCTGCCCGGTGGGCGGGATGCCGGTTTCGCCGGGCAGAAGCTCGCCCAGTTCAACGGCGGACGCGTGATCGGTTCGGCGCTCGACCAGGACGGGCAGATCACCGAGGAGATGCGTACGCGGATGATCGACTACGCGCAGTGCTTTCTGCCGGGGGTCGTGCCCGAGCCGTATGCGGAGACGACGTGCCTGTTCACGAACACCCCGAATGAGGACTTCGTCATCGACGAGGTCGACGGGCTTGTCGTCGTCTCCGCGTGTTCGGGTCACGGGGCCAAGTTCGCGCCGCTGCTCGGAGAGTTCGCCGCCGATCTCGCCATCGGTGCTGGCCGAGTGCCGGAGCGATTCCGTGTGGGTGCGTCGGCCTCGTCCTGA
- the galE gene encoding UDP-glucose 4-epimerase GalE, producing the protein MAVLVTGGAGYIGSHVVRLLNERGDDVLVVDDFSTGIAARVDGLSVVDLDLAAPDATDRLVDAIREHGVDSIIHFAAKKQVGESVEEPVMYYRQNIGALTNILAAVEATGIESLVFSSSAATYGMPDVEMVGEDLDCRPINPYGQTKLIGEWMIDNQITASQMRGTAFNAVKLRYFNVAGAGWSELADTAVMNLIPIVLGRMKDGKAPIIFGDDYDTPDGTCIRDYVHVKDLAEAHIAALDYMKSGGTTETVFNVGTGTGASVKEVIDTIAEVTGRDIVPEMGERRAGDPPALVADVSRISALLSWKAEFGLEEIVRSAVEAAGMLPEQK; encoded by the coding sequence ATGGCAGTTCTGGTGACCGGCGGGGCAGGCTACATCGGTTCGCACGTGGTGCGGCTGCTGAACGAACGCGGTGACGACGTACTCGTCGTCGACGATTTCTCCACCGGCATCGCCGCCCGGGTCGACGGCTTGTCCGTCGTCGACCTCGACCTGGCTGCACCGGACGCCACTGACCGCCTCGTCGATGCGATCAGGGAACACGGCGTGGATTCGATCATCCACTTCGCTGCGAAGAAGCAGGTCGGTGAGTCCGTCGAGGAACCGGTCATGTACTACCGGCAGAACATCGGAGCACTGACGAACATCCTCGCGGCAGTGGAGGCCACCGGCATCGAATCGCTCGTCTTCTCCTCCTCGGCCGCCACCTACGGCATGCCCGACGTCGAGATGGTCGGCGAAGACCTCGACTGCCGCCCCATCAACCCCTACGGGCAGACGAAGCTCATCGGCGAATGGATGATCGACAACCAGATCACCGCCTCACAGATGCGCGGAACCGCGTTCAACGCCGTCAAGCTGCGCTATTTCAACGTCGCAGGTGCCGGCTGGTCGGAACTCGCCGACACCGCAGTCATGAACCTCATCCCGATCGTGCTCGGCCGGATGAAAGACGGCAAGGCCCCGATCATCTTCGGCGACGACTACGACACCCCCGACGGTACGTGCATCCGCGACTACGTCCACGTCAAGGACCTCGCCGAGGCGCACATTGCTGCACTCGATTACATGAAGTCCGGCGGCACCACGGAGACCGTCTTCAACGTCGGCACCGGAACCGGTGCCTCGGTGAAGGAAGTCATCGACACCATCGCCGAGGTGACCGGCCGTGACATCGTCCCCGAAATGGGCGAGCGTCGCGCAGGTGATCCGCCGGCGCTGGTCGCCGATGTCTCCCGGATCTCAGCACTGCTGAGCTGGAAGGCCGAGTTCGGGCTCGAGGAGATCGTCCGCAGCGCCGTCGAGGCCGCCGGGATGCTGCCCGAGCAGAAGTGA
- the lhgO gene encoding L-2-hydroxyglutarate oxidase, protein MATKTRWAVIGAGIIGAAVAREILNRHDSADVTLFEKEDHPAAHQTGHNSGVVHAGLYYEPGSLKATLCRRGVSLLTDFAHEHGVAVDECGKVVVATDEVEVDRLHAIHDRALANGVPDIALVDRDGLQEIEPNAEGLAALHSPHTAIIDYPGLTEALVADFRARGGRVRFSTPVKNIVRRGGPTGTDTAIVRTPVDSQEFDHVIVCAGLQSDRLAARSGESRTPTVVPFFGQYFILDADYNDTVNGLIYPVPDPKYPFLGVHVTRRIDGGLMIGPNAFLSFSREGYRGLGFNIPDSLAVAADPGFWRFAAGNMATAARELPGVLSIEKFVAEAARYVPDLAGAGGRRATRGIRAQAMRRDGTLVDDFVIDRAGASIFVRNAPSPGATSALAIAEHLVELAVDG, encoded by the coding sequence ATGGCGACAAAGACGCGATGGGCTGTGATCGGGGCCGGCATCATCGGTGCCGCCGTGGCACGAGAGATCCTCAACCGCCACGACTCCGCCGATGTCACCCTCTTTGAAAAAGAAGACCACCCCGCCGCGCACCAGACCGGCCACAACTCCGGTGTCGTCCACGCCGGCCTGTACTACGAACCCGGCAGCCTCAAAGCCACACTCTGCCGACGCGGAGTCTCCCTGCTCACCGACTTCGCCCACGAACACGGAGTCGCCGTCGACGAATGCGGCAAGGTCGTCGTCGCCACCGACGAGGTCGAAGTCGACCGTCTCCACGCCATCCACGACCGTGCACTGGCCAATGGCGTGCCCGACATCGCGCTGGTCGACCGCGACGGCCTGCAAGAGATCGAACCGAACGCCGAAGGCCTCGCCGCACTCCACTCACCCCACACCGCGATCATCGACTATCCCGGCCTCACCGAAGCCCTCGTCGCCGACTTCCGCGCCCGCGGCGGGCGCGTGCGCTTCTCAACCCCGGTGAAAAACATCGTTCGCCGAGGCGGCCCCACCGGAACCGACACCGCGATCGTCCGCACCCCGGTCGATTCCCAGGAATTCGACCACGTCATCGTCTGCGCAGGCCTCCAATCAGACCGCCTGGCCGCCCGCTCCGGAGAGAGCCGCACACCGACCGTGGTGCCCTTCTTCGGGCAGTACTTCATCCTCGACGCGGACTACAACGACACAGTCAACGGGCTCATCTACCCCGTGCCCGACCCGAAATACCCCTTCCTCGGCGTGCACGTGACCCGCCGCATCGACGGCGGGCTGATGATCGGCCCGAACGCCTTCCTCTCCTTCTCCCGCGAAGGGTACCGCGGCCTCGGCTTCAATATCCCCGACTCCCTGGCCGTGGCCGCCGACCCCGGATTCTGGCGCTTCGCTGCAGGAAATATGGCCACCGCCGCCCGGGAGCTGCCAGGTGTCCTGTCGATCGAGAAATTCGTCGCCGAGGCGGCCCGCTACGTCCCGGACCTCGCCGGGGCGGGCGGACGCCGCGCCACCCGCGGAATCCGTGCACAGGCGATGAGACGCGACGGCACCCTCGTCGATGACTTCGTCATCGATCGTGCGGGAGCCTCCATATTCGTCAGGAACGCACCTTCCCCGGGAGCCACCTCGGCGCTGGCCATTGCCGAACACCTCGTCGAACTCGCAGTCGACGGGTAG